A single Primulina eburnea isolate SZY01 chromosome 11, ASM2296580v1, whole genome shotgun sequence DNA region contains:
- the LOC140804602 gene encoding E3 ubiquitin-protein ligase WAV3-like isoform X1, with protein sequence MSGKWSKLKKTLSINATGTAAAAPSSKLPPTVPDQSKSRPPTSSSSSSFSSRLSSSFSLSSSSKKICAICLGIVKIGLGQAIFTAECSHSFHFSCISCSVKHGNHLCPICRLKWKEIPSQLPDINANADHNTHGQGQVSPPQATFENHNYPRAQPEPSRYSDDEPLPVIRTDTTPAFEHARAPSSNLVIKAFPEFPAVAAAESVSDFAVLVGVRAPPLLDATDQVDRASIDLVLVLDVSGSMDGAKLFLMKRAVYFIIDNLGPGDRLSLVSFSSSASRIFPLLRMTDTGREDAKQAVTSLDAVGGTNIIEGLKKGIRVLNERRERNSVASIILLSDGKDTYHNDAIIRGRKNHNSSTATSVLNILLASVFSQNGEHINDAHLPTLPIHTFGFGADHDSSAMNGISDASGGTFSFIETVDTMREAFARCIGGLLSVSAQELRLTLSSASSGVRIRSISSGRYAKEISEGGLIGLIQIGDMYADEEKEFLVNLSIPPWLVLKGDEWVKRMSLLKITCSFKDIVSKVTMQVEGVSVEVSRPKVLSMAENILSLEVDRQRNRLWVADGISEAREMADAGNFSGAQAVLSNRMSTLLSSASAQAGDSLCSWLQCELMEIRERMANLEIYNRTGRSYVLSGISSHSLQRATTRGDSGNLASLGYETPSMVGMVSKSQNLSLPNPP encoded by the exons ATGTCTGGGAAGTGGAGCAAATTGAAGAAGACGTTGTCAATAAACGCCACCGGAACCGCCGCCGCCGCGCCCTCTTCTAAGCTTCCGCCAACTGTCCCCGATCAGTCGAAATCTCGGCCTCCCACCTCATCATCCTCCTCCTCCTTCTCATCCCGCCTCTCCAGCAGCTTCAGCCTCAGCTCTTCGTCCAAG AAGATTTGTGCTATATGTCTGGGGATAGTGAAAATTGGGCTGGGCCAGGCCATTTTCACAGCTGAATGCTCACACTCCTTCCACTTCAGCTGTATCTCTTGCAGTGTCAAGCATGGAAATCATCTTTGTCCCATTTGCCGCTTGAAATGGAAAGAGATCCCATCCCAACTGCCTGATATCAACGCTAACGCAGATCATAACACGCATGGCCAAGGCCAAGTCTCACCACCTCAGGCCACATTTGAAAATCACAACTATCCTCGTGCACAGCCTGAGCCCTCTCGCTATTCGGATGATGAGCCCCTTCCTGTCATCCGTACGGATACGACACCAGCATTTGAACATGCTCGTGCTCCCTCGAGTAATTTAGTCATCAAGGCCTTCCCCGAATTTCCGGCTGTTGCTGCTGCTGAGTCAGTGTCTGACTTTGCAGTTCTTGTAGGTGTGCGGGCACCACCACTTTTAGATGCCACAGATCAAGTGGACCGTGCATCTATTGATCTTGTTTTGGTTCTTGATGTTAGTGGCAGCATGGACGGTGCGAAGCTGTTCCTTATGAAGCGTGCTGTTTATTTTATCATTGATAACTTAGGACCTGGTGACCGGCTTTCTCTCGTTTCCTTTTCATCCAGTGCTAGCAGAATTTTCCCGCTGCTTAGGATGACTGATACAGGTCGTGAAGATGCCAAACAGGCAGTCACTTCGCTAGATGCGGTTGGTGGAACAAATATCATTGAGGGTCTAAAAAAAGGGATCCGAGTTCTCAATGAAAGGCGTGAGAGAAATTCTGTTGCAAGCATCATTCTCTTATCCGATGGAAAAGATACATATCACAATGATGCTATAATTCGTGGTCGAAAGAATCATAATTCCTCGACTGCAACTTCAGTTTTGAACATATTGTTGGCTTCTGTTTTTTCTCAAAATGGAGAGCACATAAACGATGCCCACCTACCTACTCTTCCCATCCACACATTTGGATTCGGTGCAGATCATGATTCTTCAGCTATGAATGGCATATCTGATGCATCAGGTGGCACATTTTCCTTTATTGAAACAGTTGACACTATGCGTGAAGCTTTTGCTAGATGTATTGGTGGTCTCCTCAGTGTTTCTGCTCAGGAGCTTCGGCTTACTCTCTCATCAGCATCCAGTGGAGTGAGAATTAGATCGATTTCATCTGGAAGATATGCGAAGGAAATTTCAGAGGGGGGACTAATAGGCCTTATACAAATAGGAGACATGTATGCTGATGAGGAAAAAGAGTTTCTTGTCAATTTGTCTATTCCACCGTGGCTAGTTTTGAAAGGAGATGAATGGGTAAAAAGAATGTCGCTTCTGAAAATCACATGTTCGTTTAAAGATATCGTGTCAAAGGTGACGATGCAGGTGGAGGGCGTGTCGGTTGAGGTATCCAGACCTAAGGTTTTGTCTATGGCTGAGAACATATTAAGCCTGGAGGTAGATCGCCAGAGGAATCGGCTGTGGGTGGCTGATGGTATCTCAGAGGCACGAGAAATGGCCGATGCAGGAAATTTTAGTGGTGCTCAGGCCGTGCTAAGTAACAGGATGTCGACTCTACTTTCTTCTGCATCAGCGCAAGCCGGGGACAGCCTCTGCAGTTGGCTTCAATGTGAACTGATGGAAATTAGAGAAAGAATGGCAAACTTGGAGATTTACAATCGTACAGGCCGTTCTTATGTTCTATCAGGTATAAGTTCACACTCTTTGCAGAGAGCCACAACCCGGGGTGACTCGGGGAATCTTGCATCTTTGGGATATGAGACTCCGTCGATGGTGGGGATGGTTTCGAAATCGCAGAATCTGAGTTTACCGAACCCACCATAG
- the LOC140804602 gene encoding E3 ubiquitin-protein ligase WAV3-like isoform X2: MLLKICAICLGIVKIGLGQAIFTAECSHSFHFSCISCSVKHGNHLCPICRLKWKEIPSQLPDINANADHNTHGQGQVSPPQATFENHNYPRAQPEPSRYSDDEPLPVIRTDTTPAFEHARAPSSNLVIKAFPEFPAVAAAESVSDFAVLVGVRAPPLLDATDQVDRASIDLVLVLDVSGSMDGAKLFLMKRAVYFIIDNLGPGDRLSLVSFSSSASRIFPLLRMTDTGREDAKQAVTSLDAVGGTNIIEGLKKGIRVLNERRERNSVASIILLSDGKDTYHNDAIIRGRKNHNSSTATSVLNILLASVFSQNGEHINDAHLPTLPIHTFGFGADHDSSAMNGISDASGGTFSFIETVDTMREAFARCIGGLLSVSAQELRLTLSSASSGVRIRSISSGRYAKEISEGGLIGLIQIGDMYADEEKEFLVNLSIPPWLVLKGDEWVKRMSLLKITCSFKDIVSKVTMQVEGVSVEVSRPKVLSMAENILSLEVDRQRNRLWVADGISEAREMADAGNFSGAQAVLSNRMSTLLSSASAQAGDSLCSWLQCELMEIRERMANLEIYNRTGRSYVLSGISSHSLQRATTRGDSGNLASLGYETPSMVGMVSKSQNLSLPNPP; encoded by the exons ATGTTGTTG AAGATTTGTGCTATATGTCTGGGGATAGTGAAAATTGGGCTGGGCCAGGCCATTTTCACAGCTGAATGCTCACACTCCTTCCACTTCAGCTGTATCTCTTGCAGTGTCAAGCATGGAAATCATCTTTGTCCCATTTGCCGCTTGAAATGGAAAGAGATCCCATCCCAACTGCCTGATATCAACGCTAACGCAGATCATAACACGCATGGCCAAGGCCAAGTCTCACCACCTCAGGCCACATTTGAAAATCACAACTATCCTCGTGCACAGCCTGAGCCCTCTCGCTATTCGGATGATGAGCCCCTTCCTGTCATCCGTACGGATACGACACCAGCATTTGAACATGCTCGTGCTCCCTCGAGTAATTTAGTCATCAAGGCCTTCCCCGAATTTCCGGCTGTTGCTGCTGCTGAGTCAGTGTCTGACTTTGCAGTTCTTGTAGGTGTGCGGGCACCACCACTTTTAGATGCCACAGATCAAGTGGACCGTGCATCTATTGATCTTGTTTTGGTTCTTGATGTTAGTGGCAGCATGGACGGTGCGAAGCTGTTCCTTATGAAGCGTGCTGTTTATTTTATCATTGATAACTTAGGACCTGGTGACCGGCTTTCTCTCGTTTCCTTTTCATCCAGTGCTAGCAGAATTTTCCCGCTGCTTAGGATGACTGATACAGGTCGTGAAGATGCCAAACAGGCAGTCACTTCGCTAGATGCGGTTGGTGGAACAAATATCATTGAGGGTCTAAAAAAAGGGATCCGAGTTCTCAATGAAAGGCGTGAGAGAAATTCTGTTGCAAGCATCATTCTCTTATCCGATGGAAAAGATACATATCACAATGATGCTATAATTCGTGGTCGAAAGAATCATAATTCCTCGACTGCAACTTCAGTTTTGAACATATTGTTGGCTTCTGTTTTTTCTCAAAATGGAGAGCACATAAACGATGCCCACCTACCTACTCTTCCCATCCACACATTTGGATTCGGTGCAGATCATGATTCTTCAGCTATGAATGGCATATCTGATGCATCAGGTGGCACATTTTCCTTTATTGAAACAGTTGACACTATGCGTGAAGCTTTTGCTAGATGTATTGGTGGTCTCCTCAGTGTTTCTGCTCAGGAGCTTCGGCTTACTCTCTCATCAGCATCCAGTGGAGTGAGAATTAGATCGATTTCATCTGGAAGATATGCGAAGGAAATTTCAGAGGGGGGACTAATAGGCCTTATACAAATAGGAGACATGTATGCTGATGAGGAAAAAGAGTTTCTTGTCAATTTGTCTATTCCACCGTGGCTAGTTTTGAAAGGAGATGAATGGGTAAAAAGAATGTCGCTTCTGAAAATCACATGTTCGTTTAAAGATATCGTGTCAAAGGTGACGATGCAGGTGGAGGGCGTGTCGGTTGAGGTATCCAGACCTAAGGTTTTGTCTATGGCTGAGAACATATTAAGCCTGGAGGTAGATCGCCAGAGGAATCGGCTGTGGGTGGCTGATGGTATCTCAGAGGCACGAGAAATGGCCGATGCAGGAAATTTTAGTGGTGCTCAGGCCGTGCTAAGTAACAGGATGTCGACTCTACTTTCTTCTGCATCAGCGCAAGCCGGGGACAGCCTCTGCAGTTGGCTTCAATGTGAACTGATGGAAATTAGAGAAAGAATGGCAAACTTGGAGATTTACAATCGTACAGGCCGTTCTTATGTTCTATCAGGTATAAGTTCACACTCTTTGCAGAGAGCCACAACCCGGGGTGACTCGGGGAATCTTGCATCTTTGGGATATGAGACTCCGTCGATGGTGGGGATGGTTTCGAAATCGCAGAATCTGAGTTTACCGAACCCACCATAG